One Nostoc sp. UHCC 0302 DNA window includes the following coding sequences:
- a CDS encoding alpha/beta fold hydrolase, with product MTFITQQLGTQDSFEKLFWTWQGYKIQYTVMGTGRPLVLVHGFGASIGHWRKNIPILANAGYQVFALDLLGFGGSDKAPINYSTEVWVELLKDFCTAHIQEPAVFIGNSIGALLGLIVLVEHPEIAAGGVLINCAGGLSHRPHELNPPLRIVMGAFNRFVRSPITGKFVFNRIRQKAQIRRTLYQVYRDRQAVTDELVDLLYTPSCDPGAQQVFASILTAPPGPSPVELLPKVERPILVIWGADDPWTPISGAKIYEEARKNGKEIKIVPIPNAGHCPHDEVPDVVNAQIVDWLAQR from the coding sequence ATGACTTTCATTACACAGCAGCTAGGAACACAAGACAGCTTTGAAAAACTCTTTTGGACTTGGCAGGGATACAAAATTCAATACACCGTCATGGGTACAGGACGCCCTCTGGTATTAGTTCACGGCTTTGGTGCTTCCATTGGACATTGGCGCAAAAATATTCCTATTTTAGCAAATGCTGGCTACCAAGTTTTTGCTTTGGATCTTTTGGGTTTTGGGGGTTCTGATAAAGCACCAATTAATTACAGCACAGAAGTATGGGTGGAATTGCTGAAAGATTTTTGCACAGCACACATTCAAGAACCAGCTGTATTTATTGGCAACTCCATCGGCGCACTTTTGGGCTTGATAGTACTAGTAGAACATCCAGAAATTGCTGCTGGTGGTGTTTTGATTAACTGTGCGGGTGGATTGAGTCATCGTCCTCACGAATTGAATCCGCCGCTGCGTATTGTGATGGGAGCTTTTAACAGGTTTGTGCGATCGCCAATTACAGGTAAATTTGTTTTTAACCGCATTCGTCAAAAAGCCCAAATTCGTCGGACTCTTTACCAAGTTTACCGCGATCGCCAAGCTGTTACTGATGAACTAGTTGATTTACTTTATACTCCCTCTTGTGATCCAGGAGCGCAACAAGTTTTTGCTTCTATTCTGACAGCACCCCCTGGGCCAAGTCCTGTGGAACTTTTGCCGAAAGTAGAACGTCCTATACTGGTAATTTGGGGTGCAGATGATCCCTGGACACCAATTTCAGGGGCTAAGATTTACGAGGAGGCGCGTAAGAATGGCAAGGAAATCAAAATTGTTCCTATTCCTAACGCCGGTCATTGTCCCCACGATGAAGTTCCAGATGTAGTAAATGCCCAGATTGTCGATTGGCTAGCGCAAAGGTGA
- a CDS encoding transposase family protein, translated as MILDYIQKYPLRTKQILGISYEQLQSLLNCALKRNRYIKAKQESHKIRINAAGGGRPEKLSTEEQVCLCLFYLRQMPTFQVLGMLFGVSKTEANDTFHDWIPILRDILPASLLEQVSNNESDLLFVQEVLTNFRLLVDSLEQPIYRDSDQKEQQKYFSGKKRQHTLKSLIIGIPEGKDIVEVEVGVPGPTADIKLFRQSQNKFDKSQPFSGDKGFQGGENITTPHKKKPKRELTQQQKDENKALSSNRIFIEHLIRLLKIFRIASQRFRLKLETYEQIILTVCGLVRLRIGSLVLPT; from the coding sequence ATGATTTTAGATTATATACAAAAGTATCCACTACGAACAAAACAGATTTTAGGGATTAGTTACGAACAATTGCAATCACTGCTAAATTGCGCCTTAAAACGAAATCGATACATCAAAGCTAAACAAGAGAGTCATAAAATTAGAATTAATGCGGCTGGTGGTGGTCGTCCCGAAAAGTTATCAACCGAAGAACAAGTATGTTTATGTCTATTTTATCTAAGACAGATGCCAACATTCCAAGTATTAGGAATGCTATTTGGTGTTTCCAAAACCGAAGCTAATGATACATTTCACGACTGGATACCAATTCTTCGTGATATATTACCTGCTAGTTTATTAGAACAAGTATCAAATAATGAAAGTGATTTACTATTTGTTCAAGAAGTATTAACAAATTTTAGGCTATTAGTCGATAGCTTAGAACAGCCAATATATAGGGATTCTGACCAAAAAGAGCAACAGAAATATTTTTCTGGAAAGAAGAGACAACATACATTAAAAAGTCTGATAATTGGCATACCAGAAGGCAAAGATATTGTAGAGGTAGAAGTAGGTGTTCCTGGGCCAACAGCAGATATAAAATTGTTTCGTCAATCTCAAAATAAATTTGATAAATCTCAACCCTTTTCAGGTGATAAAGGCTTTCAAGGAGGTGAGAATATCACTACTCCTCATAAAAAGAAACCAAAACGAGAATTAACTCAACAGCAAAAAGATGAAAATAAGGCTTTATCTAGTAATCGGATATTCATTGAACATTTGATTCGATTACTTAAAATATTCCGCATAGCCTCACAAAGATTTCGCTTAAAGCTTGAGACGTATGAGCAGATTATTTTAACAGTTTGCGGATTAGTTAGGTTAAGAATTGGTAGCTTAGTTCTGCCAACTTAG
- a CDS encoding serine/threonine-protein kinase — protein sequence MELDARNGFEGAIPLNHHPDFSRLGYQVIGELGRNREGGRITYLANSLNYNQLVVIKEFRVTSAGSDLSGVKVYEREIEILQQLNHPHIPRYINSFEISGVFYLVQEYKNAPSLQLKRSFHPEQIKQIALSILEILVYLQQQAPPIIHRDIKPENILVDEQLNAYLVDFGLARMQGAKIALSSFVAGTPGFMPPEEQFGHALTEASDLYSLGVTLICLLTDTRSVDVVKLIDDNYRFNFQKLVPQLSPRFGSWLLKMVERNRKRRYANAAMALEALKPIQVIGAGTGIDNLIAVIKRRRGTTVVSLVTIAALSAIAATLMICLPGSAVRQLLETKKCLGFSLDCSEKIGDFPK from the coding sequence ATGGAGCTTGATGCGCGTAATGGATTTGAAGGGGCAATTCCCTTAAATCACCATCCAGATTTTTCCCGGCTAGGCTATCAAGTTATCGGTGAACTAGGACGTAACCGCGAAGGTGGACGCATCACTTACCTAGCTAATTCCCTCAACTACAATCAACTGGTAGTGATCAAAGAGTTTCGTGTTACTAGTGCGGGTAGTGACTTGTCGGGCGTGAAAGTGTATGAGCGCGAAATAGAAATACTTCAACAACTAAATCATCCCCATATCCCCCGTTATATAAATTCTTTTGAAATCTCAGGGGTTTTTTATTTGGTGCAGGAGTATAAGAATGCTCCATCCTTGCAGTTAAAACGCAGCTTTCATCCTGAACAAATCAAGCAAATTGCTCTGTCAATCTTAGAAATTTTGGTTTATCTGCAACAGCAAGCCCCCCCAATCATCCATCGAGATATTAAACCAGAGAACATTTTGGTTGATGAGCAACTGAATGCTTATCTAGTTGATTTTGGTTTGGCTAGGATGCAGGGTGCAAAAATAGCTCTTAGCAGTTTCGTAGCCGGAACCCCAGGTTTCATGCCACCAGAGGAACAATTTGGTCATGCTCTGACTGAAGCATCAGACTTGTATAGTTTAGGGGTGACATTGATTTGCTTACTCACTGATACCCGTTCTGTTGATGTTGTTAAGTTAATTGACGATAACTATCGGTTTAATTTCCAAAAATTGGTTCCTCAACTCAGCCCGCGTTTTGGCTCTTGGTTACTGAAAATGGTGGAACGTAACCGCAAACGTCGCTATGCTAATGCAGCTATGGCTTTAGAAGCGCTGAAGCCAATTCAGGTTATTGGTGCTGGTACTGGGATAGATAATTTAATTGCTGTTATAAAACGTAGACGAGGAACTACTGTAGTCAGTCTAGTTACTATTGCTGCACTCTCTGCGATCGCAGCAACTTTGATGATTTGTCTACCGGGCAGTGCAGTTAGGCAATTGCTGGAAACTAAAAAATGTCTAGGATTTAGCTTAGATTGCTCGGAAAAAATTGGAGATTTTCCTAAGTAG
- a CDS encoding Uma2 family endonuclease, whose amino-acid sequence MTLSANQLKTEIIYPDSDGKPMAESDPARDYLIYGVETLDIYFQDRNDVYVSGNLFIYYKKGIPSAVVAPDVFVVFGVEKKKRLSYKVWEEGGKVPNFVLEITSATTQENDEEDKPKKYSLLGVQEYFQYDPTGDYLNPQLKGSSLVEGKYQPITSNLLPDSVSSIHSEVLGLDLGLINGELRFFDPQTGKKLLSHKETEQARQQAEQARQDAIPRLLELGLSVEQVASALSLPVEAVRRFVQE is encoded by the coding sequence ATGACCCTTTCTGCCAACCAACTCAAGACCGAAATTATCTACCCCGACTCTGATGGTAAACCAATGGCGGAGAGTGACCCAGCACGGGATTATCTAATTTATGGCGTAGAAACCTTAGACATTTATTTCCAAGACCGAAATGATGTTTACGTCTCAGGGAATCTGTTCATTTACTACAAAAAGGGCATTCCTAGTGCCGTAGTTGCTCCTGATGTTTTTGTGGTGTTTGGCGTAGAAAAGAAAAAGCGCCTCAGCTATAAGGTTTGGGAAGAAGGGGGAAAAGTCCCTAATTTCGTTTTGGAAATCACTTCTGCAACCACCCAAGAAAACGATGAAGAGGATAAACCCAAGAAATACTCACTTTTAGGTGTGCAGGAATACTTTCAATATGACCCTACTGGCGATTATCTCAACCCACAACTCAAGGGTTCCAGTTTGGTTGAGGGTAAATATCAACCCATAACATCCAACCTTTTACCTGATAGTGTCTCGTCTATTCACAGTGAAGTATTGGGTTTAGACCTGGGACTGATTAACGGAGAATTGCGGTTTTTTGACCCCCAAACTGGGAAAAAACTGTTAAGTCATAAAGAAACAGAACAAGCCCGGCAACAAGCAGAACAAGCCCGACAGGATGCAATACCTCGATTATTGGAGTTGGGGTTGAGTGTGGAACAAGTTGCTAGCGCCCTGAGCTTACCTGTGGAAGCAGTAAGGCGCTTTGTCCAAGAATGA
- a CDS encoding HNH endonuclease signature motif containing protein encodes MRLLKARNKPNGVAARAIMRSGNGHKYWSEFSQDKQDKIEKLAQEIHQLIFEPKLKNPMKITDVPMVGNLSTSQKNEFILEFVNIVNNIEVENELDLNDDSTGENTVQFLTNCQKLAQRINANDPSSLGLHPLIYFYTRDSRYRVGSFYGVVSLVLYLGKNKSYDKFIKCRKDFEFVIWQHDDIVPQIVSKSSAVKAREKVRDFYLKIVEKLTQGVDRKNVVKEIVADKTFGSLKIKARANISETQSKSFSRETKAAAFIRDALPKVQRCKICGGHLHSHSISIDHKIRKEDGGLGNLDNAQLTHPYCNTTFKN; translated from the coding sequence ATGCGTTTATTGAAAGCTAGGAATAAACCTAATGGCGTTGCTGCTCGTGCAATTATGAGAAGTGGTAATGGTCATAAATATTGGTCGGAGTTCTCACAAGATAAACAAGATAAAATTGAAAAATTAGCTCAAGAAATACATCAACTTATTTTTGAGCCTAAGCTTAAAAATCCTATGAAAATTACAGATGTTCCAATGGTAGGAAATCTATCAACTTCACAGAAAAATGAATTTATCTTAGAATTTGTCAATATAGTTAACAATATAGAAGTAGAAAATGAACTGGATTTGAATGATGATTCAACAGGAGAAAATACTGTACAATTCTTAACGAATTGTCAAAAATTAGCACAGAGAATAAATGCTAATGATCCTTCATCTCTTGGACTTCATCCACTTATATACTTCTATACTCGTGATAGTCGATATAGAGTAGGTTCATTTTATGGTGTTGTTAGCTTAGTATTATATTTAGGAAAAAATAAATCCTATGATAAATTTATAAAATGTAGGAAGGATTTTGAATTTGTGATTTGGCAACATGATGATATAGTTCCACAAATTGTAAGTAAAAGTAGCGCAGTCAAGGCACGAGAAAAGGTTAGAGATTTTTATTTGAAAATAGTTGAAAAATTAACACAAGGTGTAGATAGAAAAAATGTTGTGAAGGAGATTGTAGCCGATAAAACTTTTGGTTCCTTAAAAATAAAAGCTAGAGCTAACATAAGTGAAACTCAAAGTAAATCTTTTTCACGGGAAACTAAAGCAGCTGCTTTCATCAGAGATGCTTTACCTAAAGTTCAAAGATGTAAAATCTGTGGTGGCCATCTTCACAGTCACTCTATATCTATAGACCACAAAATAAGAAAAGAAGATGGTGGCTTAGGTAATTTAGATAATGCACAGTTAACTCACCCATACTGCAATACAACATTCAAAAATTAA
- a CDS encoding DUF262 domain-containing protein: MPKDSPKVSLDALIPREAFEVQGQQAQIILNNIPMIQIRNLEQKDFFYPFLRKPDFQRETNEWDALKICDFIESFLDGDLIPAVILWRSDSGYFFVIDGSHRLSALIAWINDDYGDKNISNKFYDGYITEEQKNAAQEVRKLIKSKIGSYQDYELSTQHLDKIDQKALERARNLGSLGIQLQWVGGNASKAADSLNLSEILT; the protein is encoded by the coding sequence ATGCCAAAGGATAGCCCAAAAGTTAGCCTAGATGCACTTATACCGAGAGAAGCATTTGAGGTTCAAGGACAACAAGCTCAAATTATACTCAATAATATTCCTATGATACAAATTCGTAATTTAGAGCAAAAAGATTTTTTCTATCCATTTTTACGAAAACCTGATTTTCAACGAGAAACAAATGAGTGGGATGCTCTGAAAATATGTGACTTTATTGAAAGTTTTTTAGATGGTGATTTAATACCAGCTGTTATTCTTTGGAGAAGTGATAGTGGTTATTTTTTCGTAATTGATGGCTCACATAGGCTAAGTGCTTTAATAGCCTGGATAAATGATGATTATGGCGATAAAAATATTTCCAATAAATTTTATGATGGATATATTACAGAAGAACAGAAAAATGCTGCTCAGGAAGTTAGAAAACTAATTAAGAGTAAGATAGGCTCTTACCAGGATTATGAATTATCAACACAGCACCTAGACAAAATAGATCAAAAAGCACTTGAGAGAGCAAGAAATTTGGGTAGTTTGGGTATCCAACTTCAGTGGGTTGGTGGTAATGCATCTAAAGCAGCAGATTCATTAAACTTGTCCGAAATATTAACTTAG
- the uvrA gene encoding excinuclease ABC subunit UvrA, whose protein sequence is MSDKKLAASQNFRSSETDTQASVLNGHLPHPNSNSQNTIRIRGARQHNLKNIDLELPRDRLIVFTGVSGSGKSSLAFDTIFAEGQRRYVESLSAYARQFLGQLDKPDVEAIEGLSPAISIDQKSTSHNPRSTVGTVTEIYDYLRLLYGRAGEPHCPLCDRCISPQTIDEMCDRILDLPDRTRFQILAPVVRGKKGTHRKLLSSLASQGFVRVRVNGEVRELSDSIELDKNLTHTIEVVIDRLVKKAGIQERLVDSLSTCLKQSGGIASILVSLPSEETPPLPRGGAEGEGSDNEQELVFSENFACPEHGAVMEELSPRLFSFNSPYGACPHCHGIGTLRRFSPDLVVPDPDTPIYAAIAPWSEKDNSYYLELLYSLGQAYGFELQTHWSNLTGEQQQIVLFGEKEEASNKAEKKQNFKGVIPILQRQYEGGSELIKQKLEDYLIDQPCEVCKGKRLKPEALAVRLGQHNILDLTSVSIWDCRERIDQLKLSDRQTQIADLVLREIKSRLQFLLDVGLNYLTLDRPAMTLSGGEAQRIRLATQIGSGLTGVLYVLDEPSIGLHQRDNGRLLTTLTKLRDLGNTLIVVEHDEETIRAANYIVDIGPGAGIHGGNIIAQGDFQALLAAEDSLTGAYLSGRRVITTPAERREGNGRSLIIKNAHRNNLRNIDVEIPLGKLVAVTGVSGSGKSTLINELLYPSLQHHLTKKVPLPKELDKIQGLNAIDKAIVIDQSPIGRTPRSNPATYTGIFDAVRDVFSQTVEAKARGYKPGQFSFNVKGGRCEACSGQGVNVIEMNFLPDVYVQCEVCKGARYNRETLQVKYKDKSISDVLNMTVEESLEFFQNIPKAVARLQTLFDVGLGYIQLGQPATTLSGGEAQRVKLATELSRRATGKTLYLIDEPTTGLSFYDVHKLLDVLQRLVDKGNSILVIEHNLDVIRCSDWVIDLGPEGGDKGGELIAVGTPEEVAANSKSYTGQYLQQVLQQYPAVKK, encoded by the coding sequence ATGTCAGATAAAAAGCTAGCCGCATCCCAGAATTTCCGAAGCTCAGAAACCGACACGCAAGCTTCTGTGTTAAATGGGCATCTTCCGCACCCAAACAGCAACAGCCAGAATACTATACGTATTCGGGGTGCTAGGCAGCATAATCTGAAAAATATTGACTTGGAATTGCCACGCGATCGCCTAATTGTTTTTACTGGCGTTTCTGGTTCGGGTAAGTCTTCTCTGGCGTTTGACACTATCTTTGCTGAAGGACAGCGGCGCTATGTGGAATCTCTCAGCGCCTACGCACGGCAATTTTTAGGACAATTAGATAAGCCGGATGTAGAAGCAATTGAAGGCTTAAGTCCAGCAATTTCTATTGATCAAAAGTCAACTTCTCATAATCCCCGTTCTACTGTTGGCACGGTGACGGAGATTTATGACTATCTACGGTTGTTGTATGGTCGCGCTGGTGAACCTCATTGTCCGCTATGCGATCGCTGTATCTCGCCACAGACAATTGATGAAATGTGCGATCGGATTTTAGATTTACCAGATCGTACCCGATTCCAAATTCTCGCCCCTGTGGTTCGGGGTAAAAAAGGTACTCACCGCAAACTTTTATCTAGTTTGGCTTCCCAAGGTTTTGTCCGTGTGCGTGTCAATGGCGAAGTGCGCGAACTCTCTGATTCGATTGAATTAGATAAAAATCTTACTCACACCATTGAAGTGGTGATTGACCGTCTCGTTAAAAAGGCTGGTATACAGGAGCGTCTGGTCGATTCTTTGTCTACGTGTCTGAAGCAATCAGGTGGCATTGCCAGCATTCTTGTTAGTCTACCTTCTGAGGAAACTCCCCCCTTGCCAAGGGGGGGAGCCGAAGGCGAGGGGTCTGACAACGAACAAGAATTAGTATTTTCGGAAAATTTTGCTTGTCCCGAACATGGGGCGGTAATGGAAGAATTATCGCCGCGATTGTTCTCGTTTAATTCACCTTATGGTGCGTGTCCTCATTGTCATGGTATCGGGACTTTAAGAAGGTTCTCACCTGATTTAGTAGTACCTGACCCGGACACGCCAATTTATGCGGCGATCGCCCCGTGGTCTGAAAAAGATAATTCTTATTATCTAGAATTGCTCTACAGCTTGGGGCAAGCTTATGGTTTTGAATTACAAACACATTGGAGCAATCTAACAGGAGAACAGCAACAGATTGTTCTATTTGGAGAGAAAGAAGAAGCAAGTAATAAGGCAGAAAAGAAGCAAAATTTTAAAGGGGTAATTCCGATACTCCAAAGGCAGTATGAAGGTGGTTCGGAACTGATTAAGCAAAAACTGGAAGATTATTTAATTGATCAGCCATGTGAGGTGTGTAAAGGCAAGCGCTTAAAACCGGAAGCCTTGGCTGTACGGTTGGGACAACATAATATTTTGGATTTAACTAGCGTATCAATTTGGGATTGTCGGGAGAGAATTGATCAGTTAAAGTTAAGCGATCGCCAGACACAAATTGCTGATTTAGTACTCCGAGAAATCAAATCTAGATTGCAATTTTTGTTAGATGTAGGATTAAATTACCTCACTCTTGACCGTCCAGCAATGACGCTTTCTGGTGGGGAAGCACAACGCATTCGTTTAGCAACGCAGATTGGTTCTGGTTTAACAGGAGTTCTCTATGTTTTAGATGAACCAAGTATTGGTTTACATCAACGAGATAATGGGCGATTGCTCACAACCTTAACTAAATTGCGCGATTTAGGTAATACATTAATTGTAGTTGAGCATGATGAAGAAACAATTCGTGCAGCCAACTACATTGTAGATATTGGCCCTGGTGCAGGAATTCATGGCGGAAATATTATCGCCCAAGGTGATTTTCAGGCGTTGCTAGCAGCAGAAGATTCTTTGACGGGTGCTTATTTGTCAGGAAGAAGGGTAATCACCACCCCAGCAGAACGTCGAGAAGGAAATGGACGTAGTTTAATCATCAAAAATGCCCACCGCAATAATTTAAGAAATATAGATGTAGAAATCCCATTAGGTAAACTTGTCGCGGTTACTGGCGTTTCTGGTTCTGGCAAATCAACTCTAATTAACGAGTTACTTTATCCATCTCTGCAACACCATCTGACGAAAAAAGTTCCTTTACCGAAAGAGTTAGATAAAATTCAGGGATTAAATGCTATTGATAAAGCGATCGTTATAGATCAATCTCCGATTGGACGTACACCACGTTCCAACCCTGCGACTTACACAGGTATTTTTGATGCAGTTCGGGATGTATTTTCGCAAACAGTAGAAGCTAAAGCTAGAGGTTACAAACCTGGACAATTTTCTTTCAACGTTAAAGGTGGACGTTGTGAAGCTTGTAGTGGACAAGGTGTGAATGTCATTGAAATGAACTTTCTACCTGATGTGTATGTGCAATGCGAAGTTTGTAAAGGTGCAAGATATAATCGTGAAACTTTGCAAGTGAAGTACAAAGATAAGTCAATTTCTGATGTTCTCAACATGACAGTTGAGGAGAGTTTAGAGTTTTTTCAAAACATTCCGAAAGCTGTCGCTCGTTTGCAAACATTATTTGATGTCGGGTTGGGTTATATTCAATTGGGACAACCTGCGACTACTTTATCTGGTGGCGAAGCGCAGCGGGTGAAGTTAGCAACAGAATTGTCTAGACGTGCTACAGGTAAGACGCTTTATTTAATCGATGAACCGACAACAGGATTATCTTTTTATGATGTCCACAAATTGTTAGATGTGTTGCAACGTTTGGTGGATAAAGGCAATTCAATTTTAGTGATTGAACACAATTTAGATGTGATTCGTTGTTCTGATTGGGTGATAGATTTGGGGCCAGAAGGTGGCGATAAAGGGGGAGAATTAATTGCTGTGGGGACGCCGGAGGAAGTTGCAGCTAATTCTAAGTCTTATACTGGGCAATATTTACAGCAGGTTTTGCAGCAGTATCCGGCGGTGAAAAAATAG
- a CDS encoding Uma2 family endonuclease yields MLANAASYQITWEKLPDDFVLDDEPVDNINQPALAAALTESLEQAGRLPANALAITNYGVCATLNGRFVVKAPDWGYVPSIRVSREEIKRSYTPRLQGDIPVIVMEFLSDTEGGEYSSKPTYPPGKWFYYEQILQVPNYAIFEPDTGGLEVYQRDDSGRYQLQTADVNQRYWIGEMSLFLGIWQGSRENRIGYWLRWWDAQGELLLWGSELAAKERQAKDAAQQQAEQERQRAEQERQRAARLVEQLKALGVEPEV; encoded by the coding sequence ATGCTAGCCAACGCAGCCAGTTATCAAATTACTTGGGAGAAGTTACCAGATGATTTTGTTTTAGACGACGAGCCAGTGGATAACATTAATCAGCCTGCCCTTGCTGCGGCTCTCACAGAAAGCTTAGAACAGGCTGGAAGATTGCCAGCTAATGCCCTCGCCATTACTAACTATGGTGTCTGTGCCACTTTAAATGGTCGGTTCGTCGTTAAAGCACCAGATTGGGGATATGTGCCATCAATTCGGGTTTCCAGAGAGGAGATTAAGCGTAGTTATACCCCACGACTCCAAGGCGATATCCCAGTAATTGTTATGGAATTTCTCTCAGATACCGAAGGTGGAGAGTATTCCAGTAAACCAACCTATCCTCCTGGTAAATGGTTTTATTATGAGCAAATTTTACAAGTGCCAAACTATGCAATTTTTGAGCCAGACACAGGAGGATTAGAAGTTTATCAGCGAGATGATTCGGGACGTTATCAACTGCAAACAGCGGATGTGAATCAGCGCTACTGGATTGGTGAAATGAGCCTGTTTTTAGGCATCTGGCAAGGAAGCCGAGAAAATCGCATCGGCTATTGGTTGCGTTGGTGGGATGCTCAAGGAGAGCTATTGCTTTGGGGTTCAGAGTTAGCAGCAAAGGAACGACAAGCGAAAGACGCGGCTCAACAACAAGCAGAACAAGAGCGTCAACGGGCAGAACAAGAACGCCAGCGTGCTGCGAGATTGGTAGAGCAGTTAAAAGCGCTAGGAGTAGAACCAGAAGTATAA